One part of the Cyclobacteriaceae bacterium genome encodes these proteins:
- a CDS encoding aspartate kinase, with translation MKVFKFGGASLKHAQAVRNMVAIVRKYSSGPLVIIVSAMDKTTNALEKVVKTFLSGGDFQSEINSIVSFHESLVNDLFKNPQTALTALKPLTAQLLDKLKAAGDEDALYDQVVCFGEIFSSIIVHHYLKETGIENEWLDARELIRTDSTFREGKIDWASTEKNISKLKSERNTSILLTQGFIGSDATGNPTTLGREGSDFSAAIFASCLHAESVTIWKDVPGVMNADPKRLPAAVVFNELPYKEAAEMTYYGASVIHPKTIKPLALKGIPLWVKSFANPQLPGTKIHDCKVENLPPMIVFKDNQCLISCKVTDFTFVNEEQLGTIFHALTELNMKLNVMQNSAISFSFCIDFRENKVMALIEKLQQNFEVYYNTNLTLITIKNYDEPSFETYRKIPGLLLEQSSRSTLQVLVKG, from the coding sequence ATGAAGGTTTTTAAATTTGGGGGTGCCTCCCTTAAACATGCCCAGGCCGTGCGCAACATGGTCGCTATTGTGCGTAAATATTCCAGCGGCCCTTTGGTGATCATTGTTTCCGCCATGGACAAAACCACCAATGCTTTGGAAAAGGTAGTTAAAACTTTCCTTTCCGGTGGGGATTTTCAATCGGAAATCAACAGCATAGTATCCTTTCATGAAAGCCTTGTGAATGATCTCTTCAAAAACCCACAAACAGCCCTTACTGCCTTGAAACCACTAACCGCTCAGTTACTGGACAAGCTTAAAGCAGCAGGGGATGAGGACGCACTGTACGACCAGGTAGTTTGCTTTGGTGAAATCTTCTCTTCCATCATTGTCCATCATTACCTAAAGGAAACCGGCATTGAAAACGAATGGCTTGATGCACGGGAATTAATCCGAACCGACAGTACATTCCGTGAAGGAAAAATCGATTGGGCCTCTACTGAGAAAAATATAAGCAAGCTGAAAAGTGAACGAAATACTTCCATACTGCTTACGCAAGGATTTATCGGAAGCGATGCAACTGGAAACCCCACCACACTTGGTCGCGAAGGTTCTGATTTTTCGGCAGCCATTTTTGCTTCTTGCCTTCATGCCGAATCGGTAACCATATGGAAAGATGTACCCGGGGTAATGAATGCCGACCCTAAACGCTTACCGGCAGCCGTTGTATTTAACGAGTTACCCTACAAAGAAGCCGCTGAAATGACCTACTATGGTGCCTCCGTCATCCATCCGAAAACAATAAAACCATTAGCGCTTAAAGGCATACCCTTATGGGTGAAGAGTTTTGCCAATCCGCAACTGCCCGGCACAAAAATACACGACTGCAAGGTGGAGAACCTGCCGCCTATGATTGTGTTTAAGGATAACCAATGCCTGATCTCTTGCAAGGTTACTGATTTTACTTTTGTTAATGAGGAGCAACTCGGTACCATATTCCATGCATTAACCGAATTGAACATGAAATTAAATGTGATGCAAAACTCCGCGATTTCCTTTTCGTTTTGTATCGACTTCCGCGAGAACAAGGTTATGGCGCTTATTGAAAAACTACAACAAAACTTTGAGGTGTACTACAACACAAACCTCACGCTCATCACCATTAAAAATTATGATGAGCCCAGTTTTGAAACGTACCGGAAAATACCCGGGCTGTTATTGGAGCAATCGTCACGATCAACATTGCAAGTGCTTGTAAAGGGATAA
- a CDS encoding low molecular weight phosphotyrosine protein phosphatase, producing the protein MSNVKVLFVCLGNICRSPLAEAIFKHKISQRGYQHQVEADSCGTSNYHIGDLPDERTRANAHQNGISINHRGRQLQPSDLEYFDFILAMDRSNHQNILNLPNASLHRHKVYLMRSFDSTDDHDEVPDPYYGGMRGFQEVFEILDRSTEAFLVHLEQSVFNRE; encoded by the coding sequence ATGTCAAATGTAAAAGTACTTTTTGTTTGCCTGGGCAATATTTGCCGATCGCCCCTGGCAGAGGCTATTTTTAAACACAAAATTTCGCAACGGGGTTATCAGCACCAGGTTGAAGCGGACTCGTGCGGTACATCAAACTATCATATTGGTGACTTGCCTGATGAGCGGACAAGGGCCAATGCGCATCAAAACGGTATTTCCATTAACCACCGGGGCAGGCAATTACAACCAAGCGACCTGGAGTATTTTGATTTTATTTTGGCGATGGACAGGAGTAACCATCAAAACATATTGAATTTACCGAATGCTTCCCTTCATCGGCACAAAGTATATTTAATGCGTTCTTTTGATTCAACCGATGACCACGATGAAGTTCCTGATCCGTACTATGGCGGCATGCGTGGATTCCAGGAAGTTTTTGAAATCCTCGACCGGTCAACAGAAGCATTTCTTGTGCACCTTGAACAGAGCGTATTTAACAGGGAATAG
- a CDS encoding enoyl-CoA hydratase/isomerase family protein, with protein MEFIKVTEQYQPAIALIQLNRPKELNALNKQLMEEVRDTLQQLDKNEAVRVIIITGDERAFAAGADIKQMADKSAVDMLLIDQFSTWDQIRKTKKPIIAAVSGFALGGGCEFAMTCDMIIASETAKFGQPEIKIGTIPGAGGTQRLTKAVGKAKAMELILTGRFISAEEAHFYGLVNKVVPVEMYLHEAVELAKEIAQMSPVAVQLAKEAINRSFETQLDEGLAFERKNFYLTFASEDQKEGMKAFVEKRKAEFKGR; from the coding sequence ATGGAGTTTATCAAGGTTACCGAACAATATCAACCTGCCATTGCCCTTATCCAACTTAACCGTCCCAAAGAACTCAACGCGTTGAATAAACAGTTGATGGAAGAGGTGCGTGACACGCTGCAGCAACTTGACAAAAACGAGGCAGTCCGCGTCATCATCATTACCGGTGATGAGCGTGCATTTGCTGCCGGGGCCGACATCAAACAAATGGCTGACAAATCAGCAGTTGACATGTTGTTGATCGACCAGTTCAGCACCTGGGATCAAATCCGGAAAACCAAAAAACCCATTATTGCCGCGGTATCGGGTTTTGCCTTAGGAGGCGGCTGTGAATTTGCCATGACCTGCGATATGATTATTGCTTCCGAAACTGCAAAGTTTGGCCAGCCCGAAATAAAAATAGGAACAATACCCGGTGCCGGGGGAACGCAACGACTGACCAAAGCCGTTGGCAAAGCCAAGGCCATGGAACTGATCCTGACAGGCAGGTTCATTTCGGCTGAAGAGGCCCATTTTTATGGCTTGGTGAACAAGGTTGTGCCGGTGGAAATGTACCTGCACGAAGCGGTTGAACTGGCTAAAGAAATAGCACAAATGTCACCGGTGGCTGTTCAGCTGGCTAAAGAAGCTATTAATCGTTCATTTGAAACCCAGTTGGACGAAGGGCTCGCCTTCGAACGTAAAAATTTTTACTTAACCTTTGCCTCTGAAGACCAGAAAGAAGGCATGAAGGCCTTCGTTGAAAAAAGAAAAGCCGAGTTTAAGGGCCGCTGA